The Colias croceus chromosome 6, ilColCroc2.1 genome contains the following window.
TGATTCACCTGCTCGTTTCTTAGGTCTACCGCGGCTCCTTTGTGGAGATGATCTACATGATGAGTTTGCTGATGACGTcatctgaaaataataaatatgcatATAAGTAAAGATGTGTAAGGTTTcaagttttattgaatttatgatttatctaacttttattataagtatcctttttaagttttcattaaaaaccGGAAGGTATGCTGAAGAAATATATTAAGTTACAAAATATcaacaaattgttttaataacatttttgggAGGGCAggttaaataaaacagataagataataaatttttgaagGTAATTAACTTACTTTTGTATTGCAGTCGTTAtactcaaatttaaaactatcagaACTGTCTCCATCATGATCTGCTGGACCCAATGCGAGGGCTCCATTTGGTAATTTCACAAGACTCCCAGAAGAAAGCTCTTTATTTATGATAGATTCAAGGTGTTTCTTGGAATATCTTGGATCTTGGGACGCAGCTACTTTAACTAATTCATCAAAAGCAATACCATTTTCCAAATAACTTTGATCTTGGTAAATTAAAGTAGCAATCGCTGATGTTATTATTCTTCTTTCGTTTGATGCTATGGCTGAACTACTCATTGctataattaagaaataagttaaaaattgtatgttaTTACACTGTAAAAACGTAtgtcaattatttttactctTGTAACTTACTATGGTTTTTTGATGTCTTTTTTCTCCACTTTGCTGCGTTTCTATAGCTTACATTATCTTTGTAGTctactttataaatacttttttcttttaaacaaCGTTTTAAATCAGCTTTCGTGTCCTTAGGTGCTACTTTGTAACATTTGAGCATAAATTTGCAAATTCTGCTTATGTCTGGTCGCGATTTCCGAGCACGTAAATGATCAATTGCGgctaaaatttgatttttatactttatctCTGACATTTCTGAAAAAAgaggttttatattatgaaaaataaataaactgttctgtgaaataaacattatccaactttaaataaagctttaaatattgaaatttaatttatgattagatgttacttacctatttaaaatcatGCCGATGAATTTGAATATCCTTTCCCTATACATACACCGAAAATTCCAATAATGAGAGAACAGTActattaattatgtaggtattaatattaaaaagattaaatttatttgtattgtttgcAATCCAATCTCGCACAATTTTATGCGAGAAGTCACAAAGTGGTTACAAAGTTTCATAATTCATTATCATTCTGTCCACCTAGAAAAAAAACCTAATTTATTACcataatttataagaataatatttttttcacaattttcaaGTACAGTACAGTACCTACAGTAGGTAAAGGTTTTCACTTTTCAGTAAAAATTCACGGAAATATTTTTCGATAGGTACCACtacacaaattattataaactgtgtattaatgttaatatgaatattattgaagtatgaataaatgaataaatatgaataaccCCAACTCACAagctatattacttgctctgtgtcACAAGTCTCAGTTatacatccttcctctatgGTCACAAGCTGTTAGCTGAGTTGAAAGCAAAGAGGTTGAAATGTGGGTTGAAAGCATAGATAATACTGTTTAGATAGGTTGAAAGTTGAGAAAGGACAAAGGGTAGATATTTTtaacccggaaatcccatgggaaaggctttataaaatatacagaaGTTTACTATTAAGTTGTAAAATTAAGCTTCTTCTATGGCTGCAATCCATATTACTTATCTGTACTAGAGGCTTCAATCTTTCAATGTCAAAAACATTGTGTTATGAGTTATGACATATTATGTCATATGTCTGAAAAAATTTTGTGActtgtgaaataaaaattaaaatagtgaCCACTGGTCAGTTTCTTCTGGTTTCTTCATTTGTTATTAAACCTTGTGTTATTAACAACGATTTTGTCTACAAGTTCTATGTACTGGAGAAAAAATACGTTTCAATAAAAAGtactctttaatattttgaaattaaagtacattttattcaGTGAGGTTgctttttatgaattataattattatttatatccaaTGTCTTCCACAATATTGCCTATTCTTAGGCTAAAAATTAGAAGGACGTTACTTCAAAAACTTTTGTATTCAACTAAAACAAATCCAAACGAAAAATCTCTTGGAAAAGTTGTAAATGCAGCTATTATAGGAGCCCCTAATTCTGGAAAAAGtacacttataaataaaatcttggAACGAAAGGTTTGTAATGTCGATTGaagtctttaatttatatggaaTTAtgcaaaaacattaataaataaatattatactttatagatTTGTCCTACTTCTAATAAAGTTCACACAACAACCAGACTCGCTAGAGCTATTTGTTATGAAAATGATAcccaaattatatttttggatACTCCTGGTGTAATAACGGATAAGGAACAAAACAGGTAAAAGTGTTTTTGTGTTTAATCTTTGCTATTGACTTGACTTTGATAAtgttaacccattgagccccaagcggcctgATCAGTCCATGACAcaatagtttttatattgtgtctgtgattccggggcctgagttattattttatttatttaatatttataacatctATTAATAATCTATGTATCAGACAGCGCATGTGATTATTGTTAACttacagtaaaataatattgtacaaaggtaaatattattttagatacAAATTACCAGAATCCATGAGACAGGCATGCAAGAAAAGTTTGATCTGCGCAGATGTAATAGGCGTGGTACATGATGTCTCAAACAGATGGACTAAAGATAGATTGCATACAACTGTACTCGAGCTATTGAATATGGTTACACATGTGCCAAGcttcttaataattaataaggtaAGATGAATTGTGAtagtaatatgataaaaataatttagtacatGTGTATATAAAGAGTTATCTCTagatttaaacaatttttttactgATTCTTTTATTTGGGAGTGTGAAATAGAGAATTAATGATAGTCATTcagattattgaaaatataatatgatttggTGTCGCTATTTGTTGATAATATAAGAGTAGTATAAAgcagaagagtttgtttgtttgtcaagctaatctcaggaaaaaCTTGACCAACTATGATAATTTTTctgttttacatatttattcatttattcatttatgtGTACTTGACCTGTACTTATAtatctttatactataatttaCAGGTTGACAAGTTGAAATCAAAGAAACAATTGCTAGATATTATAAGAAGCTTAACAAATGGAATTATTGCTGGAAATCCAATGCCCAAagctaataaacataaatcaaAAGAAGAGGAGAATGGATACAGCTATTTTTCTGATGTCTTCTTGGTATCAGCTTTAAATGGAGATGGTGTTAAGGATATCAaggtatttctattttctatttaataatatcatctcAATTTAAATCAAGTTTTTTCGGAAATTAAAACCGGAGACCCTATTtccattttgattttgttacccatatttattgttttgacgTCTATAAAATTACTGTGTTTACTGAAGATAAAACttcttcaaatataaaaaaaaatcaatgcaAAACTCTTCTGCTCAACTtaatgccaaaaaaagaacatCCAGATTACAGGGTAGGTCTAAAAAAACTTTCAAAACTGAGAACTTGGTgcttatgttattttatattgacaTATCTGCAatgtttctttaataaaatgacaCTGCCTATTTATATGCACGAATTTTAAGTCCATTATTGCTTTTCCAGGATTATCTTATGACCAATTCCAAAGTCCGCGCTCTGCAGTACTCTCCTGAAGAATGGACGGACCACTCGCCCGAAACTCTCATAGAAGATGCAACTAGAGCTAAATTTTTAGACTTTCTATCACAAGAAATGCCTTATAAACTAGAGATTAAGCttgaat
Protein-coding sequences here:
- the LOC123692352 gene encoding GTPase Era, mitochondrial produces the protein MNYNYYLYPMSSTILPILRLKIRRTLLQKLLYSTKTNPNEKSLGKVVNAAIIGAPNSGKSTLINKILERKICPTSNKVHTTTRLARAICYENDTQIIFLDTPGVITDKEQNRYKLPESMRQACKKSLICADVIGVVHDVSNRWTKDRLHTTVLELLNMVTHVPSFLIINKVDKLKSKKQLLDIIRSLTNGIIAGNPMPKANKHKSKEEENGYSYFSDVFLVSALNGDGVKDIKDYLMTNSKVRALQYSPEEWTDHSPETLIEDATRAKFLDFLSQEMPYKLEIKLEYYDFNEMEDRIICSVSVACPTERLVKLIAGAGGGRLHQIKSSLRSDLVDMLQKPVTLDINLIVKNK